The Halopelagius inordinatus genomic interval GTAATGTCGCCCGCGGCGTAGATGTCCTCGTCGCTCGTCTGCATGTACTCGTCGACGACGACGCCGTTGTCGCACTCCACGTCGGTGTCCTGCAGAATCTCGGTGTTGAAGTCCAGGCCGATGGCGATGCCGACGAAGTCGGCGTCGTAGCGGTCGCCGTTGGGATCGACGGCGGTGGTGACGGTGCCCTCGTCGTCGGTCTCGAAGTGGTCGACGCCGGACTCGAAGACGGGTTCGACGTTCCGTTCGCGGAGGGCGTCGTGGATTATCTCCGCGCCCTCTTCGGAGAGGGCGTAGCGCCACCAGGCGTTGCCGCGCATCAGGTACTTGCCTTCGACGTCGTTCGCGGCGGTGATGGCCGCGAGGTCGATGCCGAGCAGACCCGCGCCGACGACGACGGAACTGTCGGCTCGTTCGATGTGCTCGCGAATCTTCCGGGCGTCTTGGAACGTCCAGAAGTGGTGGATGCCGTCGGCGTCGGAGTTGTCGACCGGCAGTTGCGTCGGCGTCCCGCCCGTCGAGTAGAGGAGTTTGTCGTAGGATATCTCCTCGCCGTCGTGGGTCGTGACGGTGTGTCCGTCCGGGTCGACGTCCACGACGAGCGTGTTGAGTCGGAGGTCGATGTCTCGCTCGTCGTACCAGTCCTCTTCGTGGATGGAAATCGGTGCCTCGGGCAGCTTACCCTTCGCGAACTCTTTGATGAGAATCCGGTTGTACAGGGCCTCGCCCTCGTCCGTGATTACGATGATGTCGGCGTCGGGGTCCTCCTCGCGGAGGGTCTCTGCGGCGGAACTCCCCGCAATCCCGTCGCCGATGATCACGTACGACTGGGTCATAATCGGATGATTTGAGGCCGGGGTTAATGTGGGTTGCTATCCGTCTATTCGCGTGTACGTTGCGGCGACGGGCGCTCGTCGGCCGAGAGGCCGTCTCGGGGGCGCTCGTCTGCGAGCCGCGGCGGTCGGCGCGTAAATCAGGTCGCGGCGAGAACGCACGCGTGGGCTTGAAGAGCGTCCGGTCCTAACCTCCGGTAACGATGAAGATACGTCAGAACATCCGCCACTTCGCCGCGAAGAAGGCCTTGACGATGCCCGTCGTCGGCGACATCGCG includes:
- a CDS encoding NAD(P)/FAD-dependent oxidoreductase, producing the protein MTQSYVIIGDGIAGSSAAETLREEDPDADIIVITDEGEALYNRILIKEFAKGKLPEAPISIHEEDWYDERDIDLRLNTLVVDVDPDGHTVTTHDGEEISYDKLLYSTGGTPTQLPVDNSDADGIHHFWTFQDARKIREHIERADSSVVVGAGLLGIDLAAITAANDVEGKYLMRGNAWWRYALSEEGAEIIHDALRERNVEPVFESGVDHFETDDEGTVTTAVDPNGDRYDADFVGIAIGLDFNTEILQDTDVECDNGVVVDEYMQTSDEDIYAAGDITQFHDVILGERAQNGAWGSAKEQGTIAAKNMVNPQSEEFRWVSSYSITHFDFPFLSFGHPTLGDDEVEAKHSEDEWRRLAFKDGKIVGGVLIGDLSPQSKYKKLMREERVVADQKDVLMREQFDIDDLELEEAPAE